The following coding sequences are from one Acidobacteriota bacterium window:
- the ffh gene encoding signal recognition particle protein has translation MFESISEKFQSIFRVIKGDARITESNISQALREMKLALLEADVHFNVVKKILDDVKARALGEDVMRSLTPGQQFVKIVRDELEEILGREDRVLKFHSVPPSVFMLVGLQGSGKTTTAAKIGRMLKESRKFPFIVPADTYRPAAIDQLVKISRDAGLSFFANSAGKTPDEICREALKEARQTGYDCLIVDTAGRLHIDETLMEELERLKGILNPTEILYVADAMTGQDAVKSAAEFNRRLHLNGVILTKLDGDARGGAALSIKFITGVPIKFIGIGEKVDALEKFHPERMASRIIGMGDILSLIEKAEQVIEAKEVIELQKKLRREEFSLEDFRLHLLKVKKMGSIESLLGMIPGLGSLKGVSLDDKEIDRTIAIINSMNSTERENFKIIDGSRKRRIARGSGRSVQEINRLLKQFAQVKKMMRQIKEAGGWKGIKRLGLPFIGK, from the coding sequence TTGTTTGAGTCGATAAGCGAAAAATTTCAGTCCATCTTCCGCGTTATCAAGGGGGATGCCAGGATTACGGAATCGAATATCTCGCAGGCTTTGAGAGAGATGAAGCTTGCGCTCCTCGAGGCCGATGTCCACTTCAACGTCGTGAAGAAGATTCTGGATGACGTCAAGGCAAGGGCTCTTGGGGAAGATGTGATGAGAAGTCTCACGCCGGGTCAGCAGTTCGTCAAGATCGTTCGGGATGAGCTTGAAGAGATCCTGGGAAGGGAAGATCGTGTGCTGAAATTCCATTCTGTTCCCCCGTCTGTCTTCATGCTCGTCGGTCTCCAGGGATCAGGCAAGACGACGACGGCTGCAAAGATCGGCCGAATGCTCAAGGAGAGCAGAAAGTTTCCCTTCATAGTGCCAGCGGACACGTATCGTCCTGCCGCCATCGATCAACTCGTCAAGATCTCGAGGGATGCCGGTCTCTCCTTCTTTGCTAATTCGGCAGGAAAGACTCCGGATGAAATTTGCCGGGAGGCTCTGAAGGAGGCCAGGCAGACCGGATACGACTGCCTGATCGTTGATACAGCCGGTCGGCTTCATATCGATGAAACCCTGATGGAAGAACTTGAACGCTTGAAGGGAATCCTGAATCCAACGGAGATCCTCTATGTAGCAGACGCAATGACAGGGCAGGATGCCGTCAAAAGTGCTGCAGAATTCAACAGGAGGCTTCATTTGAATGGTGTTATCCTGACAAAGCTTGACGGTGATGCCAGAGGAGGCGCCGCGCTCTCCATCAAGTTCATAACTGGCGTGCCCATTAAATTTATCGGCATCGGTGAGAAGGTGGATGCGCTGGAGAAATTCCACCCGGAGAGAATGGCATCCCGCATCATCGGGATGGGAGACATCCTCTCGCTTATAGAGAAAGCGGAGCAGGTGATCGAGGCAAAGGAGGTCATCGAGTTACAGAAGAAACTAAGGAGAGAAGAGTTCTCTCTTGAAGATTTCAGGCTGCACCTCCTGAAGGTGAAGAAGATGGGCTCTATCGAATCTCTCCTCGGCATGATCCCTGGATTGGGCTCTCTTAAAGGCGTTAGCCTGGATGATAAGGAGATCGATCGCACGATAGCCATCATCAATTCCATGAACAGCACTGAAAGAGAGAACTTCAAAATCATTGATGGAAGCCGGAAGAGGAGGATTGCCAGAGGTTCCGGACGATCCGTGCAGGAGATCAACAGGCTGCTGAAACAGTTTGCCCAGGTGAAGAAGATGATGAGGCAGATTAAGGAAGCAGGAGGATGGAAGGGGATCAAAAGGCTGGGGCTGCCATTCATCGGGAAATGA
- the rpsP gene encoding 30S ribosomal protein S16 yields MLKIRLRRIGTNKKPFYRFVVSDSRKTPRGSFLEIIGHYNPTTDPPEIVINLEKADEWIKKGAHPSETVRSILEKAKLTQ; encoded by the coding sequence GTGCTGAAGATAAGACTGAGAAGGATAGGAACTAACAAGAAACCCTTCTATCGCTTTGTCGTTTCCGATTCGAGAAAAACGCCTCGGGGAAGTTTTCTCGAAATTATCGGTCATTACAATCCAACAACGGATCCTCCGGAGATCGTTATAAATCTGGAAAAGGCTGATGAGTGGATAAAGAAAGGAGCTCATCCATCTGAAACGGTCAGAAGCATTCTAGAAAAGGCGAAGCTGACGCAATAG
- a CDS encoding KH domain-containing protein: MKELLELIAKSLVDNPSAVSVREIEGEQTTVLELRVAQEDLGKVIGKQGRTARSIRTILGAAGMKLRKRFVLEILE, translated from the coding sequence ATGAAAGAGTTGTTAGAACTAATTGCGAAATCGCTTGTTGACAATCCCAGCGCTGTTTCCGTGAGAGAGATCGAGGGAGAGCAAACTACTGTCCTTGAACTCAGGGTTGCTCAGGAAGATCTTGGGAAAGTGATCGGAAAACAGGGAAGAACTGCTCGTTCCATCAGGACTATCCTCGGAGCGGCCGGAATGAAGCTCAGGAAGAGATTCGTTCTAGAGATTCTGGAGTAG
- the rimM gene encoding ribosome maturation factor RimM (Essential for efficient processing of 16S rRNA) — translation MERLISIGKVVRTWGLRGDVAIKLFSGRVGHLMKFHKLMAGEEADSIRTICLERERFRRRQIIAKFSGIDSKEEAEKIIGWHVFVRVSELGPLAEDEYYIDDLVGMRVVLESGKAIGRVIAIDETRGTDLLVVQKGAKEFLIPFARSICVRVEIENRIIVVRPPAGLLDLNEISCNNNLP, via the coding sequence TTGGAGAGACTGATCTCAATTGGAAAGGTCGTTCGAACATGGGGGCTGAGGGGAGACGTCGCCATAAAACTTTTCTCAGGGCGAGTTGGACACCTGATGAAATTCCACAAGCTCATGGCCGGAGAGGAAGCTGACAGCATCAGAACCATCTGCCTCGAGCGAGAAAGATTTCGTAGGAGGCAAATCATAGCAAAATTTTCAGGCATCGATTCCAAGGAAGAGGCGGAAAAGATCATCGGATGGCATGTTTTTGTCAGAGTTTCAGAACTCGGGCCACTTGCTGAAGATGAATATTACATCGATGACCTTGTCGGCATGAGAGTCGTGCTTGAAAGTGGAAAAGCGATCGGAAGGGTCATCGCCATCGATGAGACGAGAGGGACGGATCTCCTCGTTGTTCAGAAAGGGGCAAAGGAATTCCTTATACCGTTCGCAAGATCGATCTGTGTTAGAGTGGAGATCGAAAATAGAATCATCGTAGTCAGGCCTCCGGCAGGATTGCTGGATTTAAATGAAATTTCATGTAATAACAATCTTCCCTGA
- the trmD gene encoding tRNA (guanosine(37)-N1)-methyltransferase TrmD: MKFHVITIFPEMFQGPLTESIIRRAIGRGLITIEIHNLRDYAKGTQRQVDDTPFGGGGGMVLKPEPIFEAVEAIKVRNPDEKTKVILLCPQGRRFDQEKAEELSGYERIILICGRYEGVDERVRMHLADEELSIGDFVITGGELAAMIVIDAMARLIPGVLGDPESPRKDSFSARVLGYPLYTRPADFRGMKVPDILLSGNHSEIERWRKEKALEATIRKRPDLMEKNEKGKDSQ, encoded by the coding sequence ATGAAATTTCATGTAATAACAATCTTCCCTGAGATGTTCCAGGGCCCTCTGACAGAGAGCATAATCAGAAGGGCTATCGGGAGAGGGTTGATCACGATCGAGATTCACAACCTGCGCGATTATGCGAAGGGGACTCAGCGACAAGTAGATGACACGCCGTTCGGCGGCGGTGGCGGAATGGTCCTGAAGCCGGAACCCATCTTCGAGGCGGTGGAGGCAATCAAAGTGAGAAATCCCGATGAGAAGACAAAGGTGATCTTGCTCTGCCCACAGGGGAGAAGATTCGACCAGGAAAAGGCGGAAGAACTGAGCGGCTATGAACGGATCATTCTGATCTGTGGAAGATATGAAGGGGTCGATGAAAGGGTGAGAATGCATCTGGCAGATGAGGAGCTCTCAATCGGTGATTTTGTGATAACCGGTGGGGAGCTGGCTGCAATGATTGTCATCGATGCCATGGCGAGGCTAATCCCCGGCGTCTTGGGAGACCCGGAATCGCCGAGGAAGGATTCCTTTTCAGCCAGGGTGCTGGGTTACCCGCTGTACACGAGACCGGCCGACTTCAGGGGAATGAAAGTGCCCGATATCCTTCTTTCAGGAAATCATTCCGAGATCGAAAGATGGAGAAAAGAAAAAGCTCTGGAAGCAACAATCAGGAAGAGGCCGGACCTCATGGAAAAGAATGAGAAAGGAAAGGATTCACAATGA
- the rplS gene encoding 50S ribosomal protein L19, translating into MMEMIKSFEEGRIKKEIASFAPGDNVKVHVKVIEGEKERIQVFQGIVIRRRNAGLRSTFTVRKVSDGIGVERIFPLHSNIIEKIEVARKGAVNRAKLYYLRGKKGKSARIKEKKIS; encoded by the coding sequence ATGATGGAGATGATCAAAAGCTTTGAAGAAGGAAGGATAAAAAAAGAGATTGCCTCTTTTGCCCCGGGAGACAATGTTAAAGTCCATGTCAAGGTAATCGAGGGAGAGAAGGAGAGAATACAGGTCTTTCAGGGAATTGTCATCAGGAGGAGAAATGCAGGGTTGAGGAGCACCTTCACCGTACGGAAGGTCTCCGATGGAATCGGCGTCGAGAGGATCTTTCCACTTCACTCCAACATCATCGAGAAGATCGAGGTGGCCCGGAAAGGAGCAGTCAACAGAGCCAAACTCTATTACCTGCGCGGGAAGAAGGGGAAATCGGCAAGGATCAAAGAAAAGAAGATATCCTGA